A genomic segment from Nicotiana tabacum cultivar K326 chromosome 7, ASM71507v2, whole genome shotgun sequence encodes:
- the LOC107810320 gene encoding uncharacterized protein LOC107810320 isoform X3, with protein sequence MEVELEPRVKPLPFKVKGMSRESPSQKASHVLDPDLRNHWSTGTNTKEWILLELDEPCLLSHIRIYNKSVLEWEISAGLRYKPETFPKVRPRCEAPRRDMMYPMNYTPCHYVRISCLRGSPIAIFFVQLIGITVTGLEPEFQPIFNYLLPHIISSKQDDNDMHLQLLQDITNRLGVFLPQLEADLNSFSEASEYATRFLAMLAGPLYPILRIVKESREMARSVGSISESEALRNSQSAIALTVSSNFEPRRSRNMSSLNFPTSCYLAFRPDAIFILLRKAYKDSNLGNICRVASGILLKFLDPIKAPEASLSCSEITTSVPDEGSQSEPCTPASFADYSDLFGDEFQIPEYQWDSKFTNVLDIGLVEEGILHVLYACVSQPLLCSKLAENTSDFWLALPLVQALLPALRPSINSSDPIDEDLSLWKQPFVQKALSQIVGTSSSSVYRPLLRACAGYLSSFSPSNGRAACVLIDLCSGVLAPWMPQVIAKIDLALDLLEDLLPVIQCARHSFARARAALKYIVLALSGVMDDILVKYKDAKHQMLFLVEMLEPYLDPAITPVQSIIAFGNVSSVFLEKQEKNCAIALNVIRIAVQKSAVLPSLEAEWRRRSVAPSVLLSVLEPHMQLPSDVDLRQSPSAELLGPQLLNVSPCSGGASSRSGGHDDSDAKVDSDMTAQADMPEEVSLLFAPPELNRISLVSGSLEKKCTDLSSDVKKEVNHIDEQATNNQFDNGALSASDYTVEYSNLHADYFQLVSYRDCQMKASEFRRLAMDLHSQCEITPEGHDAAIDALLLAAECYVNPFFMMSSRDSSSIMNKLSTKKPSKNHEVSVLRNLFEEDNDFKIVADLERKRDKFVLEIILEAAELDRKYQQNLDGEYPTPYVEGNDEKLELSQQDIKSADAITLLRQNQALLCDFLIHCLQKEEHPTHEILLQILLFLLHSGTRLNCPPELVVDTIIKSAEHLNQQLRSFYYQLKEGTGQLNEQKLQAVRRRWILLQRLIIASSGCDEVSELSINYRSGFRFANLVPASAWLQKIPAFSSSTSPLARFLGWMAISRNAKQYQKERLFLISDLPQLTYLLSIFSDELAVIGYLEKKDDKKIEESGSNSNSRKGAESCSPQSGDQSFSVIYPDIRQFFPSLQKDFEVFGESILEAVALQLRSLSPAIVPDLLCWFSDFCLWPFVQEENQFSCRKSSGFAKGFVAKNAKAIVFYVLEAIVAEHMEAVVPEVPTLMQVLVSLCRSSYCDVSFLRSVLQLLKPIISYSLGKCAANENLVSDDSCLNLEALCFDELFDIIKDENHSTPREDGLCRAMPIFVLASVFPDLSFRRKVELLQSSISCADFASCGPTTSFHDYLCAYQALVGNCRVLLLETLRAWGVIPCTISQLSETDISAPCDDRSEQYSTFLSDICCCSTEMNETNMDDNAVVNKKSQLKAVEVGMVLKDLEALISKLNSNIERCFRIHHKLAKSLALVSAESFVYSRCLTLVAEKVPVSEGSEEGILLKTESISDFTYCWKISLEGLAETILVLQENHLWELASVILGSVLAVPQHFSLDSVIGNVCSAVKNFLHGAPSITWRLHSDQWISMLFERGIHSYHECQGSLIDLFSFMLCHPEPEQRFIALKHLGKLISQDGHSGSALLCSSIRDKVTLSVSESSACEPIISAIVSGSWDQVALLASSDPSQRLRIHAMALLVNYVPFSERRNLQSFLAAADTVLQCLTKLSQPTCEGPLAQLSMLLFASACLYSPVEDISLIPENIWSSVESFALGGNERVPVSLEKRICQALCRLRNEGDEAKEMLKEALSSNSQQQIDPDFGHTRETILQVIADLSAVNSYFDFFSKECDQKVLELEEAEIEMELLQKEKAMQELSAEFKDLHQLPFLTDSARQDNRLQQIKEEIKSLEKAKLKEEVVARRQRKLLSRHARQKFLEEATLREAELLQELDRERIAEVEKEIERQRVLDLERAKTRELRLSLDLEKERQTQRELQRELEQVESGVRPSRREFSSTHSRPRERYRERENGRAGNEGTKTSTGITQPETATSSSMVTMPTVVLSGARQFSGQLPTILQSRDRSDECGSSYEENFDGSKDSGDTGSIGDADLVSALEGPSMGFGSSQRHGIRGSKSRQIVERRERDGRREGKWERKH encoded by the exons CAGGGAAATGGCAAGGTCGGTAGGCAGTATTTCAGAATCTGAAGCTTTGAGGAACAGTCAATCTGCCATAGCTTTGACTGTATCCTCGAATTTTGAG CCGAGGAGATCACGCAACATGTCATCCTTGAATTTTCCCACATCTTGTTACTTAGCTTTTCGTCCAGATGCAATCTTTATTTTACTGAGGAAAGCTTACAAGGATTCTAACCTGGGAAATATTTGCAGAGTG GCCTCTGGGATTCTGTTAAAGTTTCTGGATCCTATTAAAGCACCTGAAGCTTCACTTTCATGTAGTGAAATTACAACTTCAGTGCCTGATGAAGGATCACAATCTGAGCCTTGCACCCCTGCTTCTTTTGCTGATTACTCAGATTTGTTTGGAGATGAATTTCAGATACCAGAATATCAGTGGGACTCCAAGTTCACTAACGTTTTAGATATTGGGCTAGTGGAGGAAGGGATTTTACATGTTCTGTATGCTTGTGTATCCCAG CCTCTGCTCTGCAGCAAGTTGGCAGAAAACACTTCTGATTTTTGGTTGGCATTGCCCCTAGTTCAAGCATTGCTACCAG CACTTCGCCCTAGCATCAACAGTAGTGACCCAATTGATGAAGATTTATCTCTGTGGAAGCAACCTTTTGTACAGAAAGCCCTGTCCCAG ATTGTTGGAACTTCATCTTCATCAGTTTATCGTCCTCTGCTTCGTGCTTGTGCAGGTTACCTATCATCATTTTCACCATCAAAT GGGAGGGCTGCATGTGTGCTCATTGATCTTTGCTCTGGTGTCTTAGCTCCATGGATGCCTCAAGTAATAGCAAAG ATTGACTTAGCACTTGATCTTTTGGAGGACCTTTTACCTGTAATCCAG TGTGCTCGCCACTCATTTGCTCGTGCACGTGCAGCCCTTAAATATATTGTCTTAGCTTTATCTGGGGTTATGGATGATATTTTGGTCAAATATAAG GATGCCAAGCACCAAATGCTTTTTCTTGTTGAGATGCTAGAACCCTACCTTGATCCTGCAATAACCCCTGTACAGAGCATTATAGCCTTTGGGAACGTTTCTTCAGTTTTCCTTGAAAAGCAAGAGAAAAATTGTGCTATCGCATTAAATGTGATTCGCATAGCTGTACAGAAGTCTGCTGTCCTTCCTTCTCTGGAAGCTGAGTGGAGGCGCAGATCAGTTGCTCCAAG TGTACTTCTCTCAGTTTTGGAACCTCACATGCAGCTTCCTTCTGACGTTGACCTTCGCCAATCTCCTAGTGCTGAGCTGCTAGGACCACAATTATTGAATGTTTCACCCTGCAGTGGTGGAGCTTCTTCCAGATCTGGCGGTCATGATGATTCGGACGCAAAAGTTGATTCCGATATGACTGCACAAGCAGACATGCCTGAGGAAGTGAGCCTTCTCTTTGCTCCACCAGAGCTCAATAGAATCTCACTAGTCTCTGGCAGCCTGGAGAAAAAGTGCACAGACTTAAGTTCTGATGTCAAGAAGGAAGTTAATCACATTGACGAACAGGCTACAAACAATCAGTTTGACAATGGTGCGCTATCTGCTAGTGATTATACTGTTGAGTATTCTAATCTGCATGCTGATTACTTTCAGCTTGTGAGTTATCGAGATTGTCAGAtgaaagcttccgaatttaggcGTTTAGCTATGGACTTGCATTCTCAGTGTGAGATCACTCCCGAGGGTCATGATGCTGCCATAGATGCTTTGCTTTTAGCAGCAGAATGCTATGTTAATCCATTCTTTATGATGTCTTCCCGGGACAGTTCATCTATTATGAACAAACTGAGTACTAAGAAGCCTAGTAAAAATCATGAAGTTTCTGTTCTTCGAAATCTTTTTGAGGAGGACAATGACTTCAAAATTGTAGCAGATCTTGAGAGGAAAAGGGACAAATTTGTTCTTGAAATAATTCTTGAAGCAGCCGAGCTTGACAGGAAGTATCAGCAGAACTTGGACGGGGAATATCCGACTCCCTATGTTGAAGGGAATGACGAAAAACTTGAATTGTCTCAGCAAGATATAAAATCAGCAGATGCTATCACCTTACTTCGTCAAAACCAAGCACTTTTATGCGACTTTTTAATTCATTGTCTGCAGAAGGAGGAGCACCCGACACATGAGATACTACTGCAAATTCTGCTGTTTCTATTGCACTCTGGAACTAGATTGAACTGTCCCCCTGAACTTGTTGTTGACActataataaaatctgcggagcACTTAAACCAGCAGCTGAGATCTTTTTATTATCAATTAAAAGAAGGAACTGGCCAGTTGAATGAGCAGAAGCTGCAAGCAGTTCGACGTCGCTGGATCCTTCTTCAAAGATTGATAATTGCTTCAAGTGGTTGTGATGAAGTGTCCGAGCTTTCAATTAACTACAGGAGTGGTTTTCGGTTTGCTAATCTAGTTCCTGCTTCAGCTTGGCTGCAGAAAATACCTGCATTCTCATCTTCAACTTCTCCCCTTGCCCGATTTCTTGGCTGGATGGCAATATCTCGTAATGCTAAACAGTATCAGAAGGAGAGACTCTTCCTTATCTCAGATCTTCCACAGTTGACGTATCTTCTGTCTATATTTTCTGATGAGCTTGCTGTAATAGGTTACCTGGAGAAGAAAGATGACAAGAAAATTGAAGAATCTGGTAGCAATTCAAATTCCAGGAAAGGGGCTGAAAGTTGTAGTCCACAGAGTGGAGATCAGTCTTTTTCTGTTATATACCCCGACATACGTCAGTTTTTTCCCAGTTTGCAAAAAGACTTTGAAGTTTTTGGGGAATCGATATTGGAGGCTGTTGCTTTGCAATTAAGATCTCTTTCTCCTGCTATTGTACCTGATTTATTATGttggttttctgatttttgtttatgGCCTTTTGTTCAAGAAGAGAACCAATTTTCTTGTAGAAAGTCTAGTGGGTTTGCAAAAGGTTTTGTTGCTAAGAATGCAAAAGCAATTGTCTTTTATGTGCTTGAAGCCATTGTAGCTGAGCATATGGAAGCAGTGGTACCAGAAGTACCGACTTTGATGCAAGTTCTTGTTTCCTTGTGTCGGTCTTCATATTGTGATGTGTCATTTCTCCGCTCAGTGTTACAATTGTTAAAGCCAATTATCTCATATTCTTTGGGAAAATGTGCTGCCAATGAAAACTTAGTGAGTGATGATTCATGTCTTAATTTAGAAGCATTATGCTTTGATGAACTTTTTGACATCATCAAAGATGAGAACCACAGCACTCCAAGAGAGGATGGACTATGCAGGGCAATGCCAATTTTTGTTTTGGCATCAGTGTTTCCTGATCTATCCTTCCGTCGCAAAGTTGAACTATTGCAGTCTTCTATATCCTGTGCTGATTTTGCTTCTTGTGGGCCAACAACTTCATTTCATGATTATCTTTGTGCATATCAGGCTCTTGTAGGAAATTGTAGAGTTTTGCTCCTCGAGACATTGAGAGCCTGGGGTGTCATTCCCTGCACTATATCGCAGTTGTCTGAAACGGATATTTCTGCACCATGTGATGATAGATCTGAACAGTACTCAACTTTTCTTTCGGATATCTGCTGCTGTTCAACTGAGATGAATGAAACGAACATGGACGATAATGCTGTTGTGAACAAAAAATCTCAGCTCAAAGCTGTAGAAGTTGGAATGGTCTTAAAGGACCTAGAGGCACTCATTTCTAAGCTCAATTCAAATATTGAACGATGCTTTAGGATTCACCATAAATTGGCAAAGAGTCTAGCCCTTGTTTCTGCAGAAAGCTTTGTGTACTCAAGATGCTTAACTTTGGTTGCTGAGAAAGTTCCAGTTTCTGAAGGCAGTGAGGAGGGAATTCTGCTCAAGACAGAATCTATTTCTGATTTCACTTATTGTTGGAAAATCAGTCTTGAAGGACTTGCAGAAACGATTCTAGTGCTTCAAGAGAACCATTTGTGGGAGCTCGCTTCTGTGATCCTTGGTTCGGTACTTGCTGTTCCTCAACACTTTTCTTTGGATAGTGTAATTGGCAATGTATGCTCTGCAGTTAAAAATTTCTTGCATGGTGCCCCAAGTATTACTTGGAGGCTTCACAGTGATCAGTGGATTTCTATGCTATTTGAAAGAGGCATCCATAGTTACCATGAATGTCAAGGTTCTCTGATTGATCTGTTCTCTTTCATGCTTTGCCATCCAGAGCCTGAACAACGATTTATTGCACTTAAGCACTTGGGGAAGCTCATAAGCCAAGATGGACATTCTGGGTCTGCTTTATTATGTTCTAGTATTCGTGATAAAGTAACCTTATCAGTAAGCGAGTCTTCTGCATGTGAGCCGATCATATCTGCTATTGTTTCTGGATCGTGGGATCAGGTAGCTTTGCTGGCATCATCTGACCCATCACAGCGTTTAAGAATCCATGCAATGGCACTTCTTGTGAACTATGTGCCATTCTCTGAAAGGCGCAACTTGCAATCATTTCTTGCAGCAGCTGATACAGTTCTACAGTGTTTGACAAAACTATCACAACCAACCTGTGAAGGCCCATTAGCACAGCTCTCGATGTTACTTTTTGCCAGTGCTTGCCTGTACTCTCCAGTTGAAGATATTTCGCTGATTCCTGAAAATATTTGGAGCAGTGTTGAAAGTTTTGCATTAGGAGGAAATG AAAGAGTCCCTGTCAGCCTTGAGAAAAGAATTTGTCAAGCTTTATGTAGGCTGAGAAATGAAGGGGATGAGGCTAAAGAG ATGTTGAAAGAAGCTCTCTCTTCAAATTCGCAGCAGCAAATCGATCCAGATTTTGGTCATACACGCGAAACAATCCTTCAG GTCATAGCTGATTTGTCCGCTGTCAACTCATATTTTGACTTTTTCTCAAAGGAATGTGACCAAAAGGTTCTG GAATTGGAGGAGGCAGAAATTGAAATGGAACTTCTTCAGAAGGAAAAAGCAATGCAGGAATTATCGGCTGAATTTAAAGATTTGCATCAGCTTCCCTTCCTCACTG ATTCGGCAAGGCAAGATAACCGCTTGCAGCAAATCAAAGAGGAAATCAAATCCTT AGAGAAGGCCAAACTCAAAGAGGAGGTTGTAGCACGCAGACAAAGGAAGCTACTCAGTAGGCATGCCCGTCAAAAATTCTTGGAAGAGGCAACTCTTCGCGAAGCTGAACTTCTACAAGAGCTGGATAG AGAGAGGATAGCTGAAGTAGAAAAGGAAATCGAGAGACAACGTGTGCTGGATCTTGAGCGCGCAAAAACCAGGGAGTTGCGACTCAGCCTTGACCTAGAGAAGGAAAGGCAAACACAG AGGGAACTGCAACGAGAACTTGAGCAAGTTGAATCTGGAGTTAGACCATCGAGGCGAGAATTTTCATCCACACACAGTAG GCCACGAGAAAGATACCGTGAAAGGGAAAATGGAAGAGCAGGTAATGAGGGGACCAAAACAAGCACGGGGATAACACAGCCTGAAACTGCAACGAGCTCATCAATGGTTACCATGCCTACTGTGGTTCTATCAGGGGCTAGGCAATTCTCTGGCCAACTTCCAACTATTTTGCAATCCCGCGACAGATCAGATGAATGTGGCAGCAGCTACGAAGAAAACTTTGATGGTAGTAAAGACTCGGGGGACACGGGAAGTATCGGGGATGCAGACTTGGTATCAGCACTTGAGGGACCGTCCATGGGCTTTGGGTCGTCTCAAAGGCATGGTATCCGGGGGAGTAAGTCTAGGCAAATTGTGGAACGAAGAGAACGGGATGGCAGGCGGGAAGGTAAATGGGAGAGAAAACATTAG